A genomic region of Paralichthys olivaceus isolate ysfri-2021 chromosome 18, ASM2471397v2, whole genome shotgun sequence contains the following coding sequences:
- the fsd1l gene encoding FSD1-like protein isoform X1, translated as METQKEALRRIISTLANKNKELHNFLETVDNTLTGLQEESCKVTSDLEAELEQLHSALNEKGEELRDAIKEERHRKEAELQKQLTEGKFALLSCEELLEFANETLTITTEEEFLKAAKQIKERVTMAPAFRLTTRPAVSGNMAKFTVDFSPEREGLQRLHFLPVPKPPEIDISGCIIGDNNITVAWRPAGDGDGDSVSGPIKCFDLEYQKTNHDSSLKAAGEGCWEKICDITESQFTISGLKFDSRFVVIRVRAKNKMAAGEFSDSVTLETRAYNFGFEASTAHAELKVHGDTVTWEPQGVKGHDPRLRVKETKSSSRCATPSPNKTAGSRAGRDRFAGESYTVLGDQEMTEGCHYWELRPLADWKSFSVGVAYQASLGRFDQLGKSAGSWCLHASQWLQTSLAAKHNNRAKALEWPLPQRIGIYCNYDNGDLSFIDVDRLRLLHSFKTKFSQPLVPAFTVWCGGITIATGLQVPSFMGNFLSTNRSLSDLSQ; from the exons GAAGCTCTGCGCAGGATCATCAGCACGTTAGCCAATAAGAATAAAGAGCTCCACAACTTCCTGGAAACAGTCGACAACACTCTGACAGGACTGCAG GAGGAGTCATGCAAGGTGACGTCAGACCTAGAGGCGGAGCTTGAGCAACTCCACTCCGCCCTCAACGAGAAGGGGGAGGAGCTCCGTGATGCGATCAAAGAGGAGAGGCACAGGAAGGAGGCGGAGCTTCAG aagcAACTGACGGAGGGAAAGTTCGCACTTCTGTCGTGTGAAGAGCTCCTTGAGTTTGCAAATGAAACACTGACCATTACCACCGAAGAAGAATTTCTAAAA gctgcaaaacaaatcaaagaaag GGTAACGATGGCTCCGGCATTTCGGCTGACAACCCGTCCGGCGGTTTCGGGGAACATGGCGAAATTCACCGTGGACTTTAGTCCAGAGAGGGAGGGGCTTCAACGACTTCACTTCCTGCCAG TTCCCAAACCTCCAGAGATCGACATCTCCGGCTGCATCATCGGTGACAATAACATCACTGTCGCCTGGCGACCGGCAGGTGATGGTGACGGTGACAGCGTCAGCGGACCAATCAAATGCTTCGACCTGGAAtatcaaaaaacaaaccatgacAGCTCGCTGAAAGCGGCAGGAGAAGGATGCTGGGAAAaaatctgtgacatcacagagtcTCAGTTCACCATCTCAG gtcTGAAGTTCGATTCCCGCTTTGTTGTCATTCGAGTTCgagcaaaaaacaaaatggctgccgGAGAGTTTTCTGACTCTGTCACCTTGGAAACCAGAG cGTATAATTTTGGCTTCGAAGCGTCGACAGCTCACGCTGAGTTGAAGGTTCATGGTGACACGGTGACCTGGGAGCCTCAAGGAGTCAAAGGTCACGACCCCCGACTCAGAGTCAAAGAGACTAAAAGCAG CAGCAGATGCGCGACACCCTCCCCCAATAAGACGGCAGGAAGTCGCGCTGGCCGGGACAGATTTGCTGGAGAGTCGTACACAGTTCTGG GTGACCAGGAGATGACCGAAGGCTGCCACTACTGGGAGCTCCGCCCCCTGGCTGACTGGAAGTCGTTCAGTGTGGGTGTGGCATATCAGGCCAGCCTTGGCCGCTTTGACCAATTAGGTAAGAGTGCTGGCTCTTGGTGTCTTCACGCCAGCCAATGGCTGCAAACCTCGCTTGCTGCCAAACATAACAACCGAGCAAAGGCGCTGGAGTGGCCGCTGCCTCAACGAATTGGAATCTACTGCAACTACGACAACG GTGATTTATCGTTTATTGACGTTGACCGACTTCGTCTTCTTCATTCCTTCAAAACAAAGTTCAGTCAGCCTCTCGTCCCTGCCTTCACT GTTTGGTGCGGAGGTATCACCATAGCAACAGGCCTGCAGGTCCCGAGCTTCATGGGAAATTTCCTCTCCACCAATCGGAGCCTGAGTGATCTGTCTCAGTAA
- the fsd1l gene encoding FSD1-like protein isoform X2, producing the protein METQKEALRRIISTLANKNKELHNFLETVDNTLTGLQEESCKVTSDLEAELEQLHSALNEKGEELRDAIKEERHRKEAELQKQLTEGKFALLSCEELLEFANETLTITTEEEFLKAAKQIKERVTMAPAFRLTTRPAVSGNMAKFTVDFSPEREGLQRLHFLPVPKPPEIDISGCIIGDNNITVAWRPAGDGDGDSVSGPIKCFDLEYQKTNHDSSLKAAGEGCWEKICDITESQFTISGLKFDSRFVVIRVRAKNKMAAGEFSDSVTLETRAYNFGFEASTAHAELKVHGDTVTWEPQGVKGHDPRLRVKETKSSRCATPSPNKTAGSRAGRDRFAGESYTVLGDQEMTEGCHYWELRPLADWKSFSVGVAYQASLGRFDQLGKSAGSWCLHASQWLQTSLAAKHNNRAKALEWPLPQRIGIYCNYDNGDLSFIDVDRLRLLHSFKTKFSQPLVPAFTVWCGGITIATGLQVPSFMGNFLSTNRSLSDLSQ; encoded by the exons GAAGCTCTGCGCAGGATCATCAGCACGTTAGCCAATAAGAATAAAGAGCTCCACAACTTCCTGGAAACAGTCGACAACACTCTGACAGGACTGCAG GAGGAGTCATGCAAGGTGACGTCAGACCTAGAGGCGGAGCTTGAGCAACTCCACTCCGCCCTCAACGAGAAGGGGGAGGAGCTCCGTGATGCGATCAAAGAGGAGAGGCACAGGAAGGAGGCGGAGCTTCAG aagcAACTGACGGAGGGAAAGTTCGCACTTCTGTCGTGTGAAGAGCTCCTTGAGTTTGCAAATGAAACACTGACCATTACCACCGAAGAAGAATTTCTAAAA gctgcaaaacaaatcaaagaaag GGTAACGATGGCTCCGGCATTTCGGCTGACAACCCGTCCGGCGGTTTCGGGGAACATGGCGAAATTCACCGTGGACTTTAGTCCAGAGAGGGAGGGGCTTCAACGACTTCACTTCCTGCCAG TTCCCAAACCTCCAGAGATCGACATCTCCGGCTGCATCATCGGTGACAATAACATCACTGTCGCCTGGCGACCGGCAGGTGATGGTGACGGTGACAGCGTCAGCGGACCAATCAAATGCTTCGACCTGGAAtatcaaaaaacaaaccatgacAGCTCGCTGAAAGCGGCAGGAGAAGGATGCTGGGAAAaaatctgtgacatcacagagtcTCAGTTCACCATCTCAG gtcTGAAGTTCGATTCCCGCTTTGTTGTCATTCGAGTTCgagcaaaaaacaaaatggctgccgGAGAGTTTTCTGACTCTGTCACCTTGGAAACCAGAG cGTATAATTTTGGCTTCGAAGCGTCGACAGCTCACGCTGAGTTGAAGGTTCATGGTGACACGGTGACCTGGGAGCCTCAAGGAGTCAAAGGTCACGACCCCCGACTCAGAGTCAAAGAGACTAAAAGCAG CAGATGCGCGACACCCTCCCCCAATAAGACGGCAGGAAGTCGCGCTGGCCGGGACAGATTTGCTGGAGAGTCGTACACAGTTCTGG GTGACCAGGAGATGACCGAAGGCTGCCACTACTGGGAGCTCCGCCCCCTGGCTGACTGGAAGTCGTTCAGTGTGGGTGTGGCATATCAGGCCAGCCTTGGCCGCTTTGACCAATTAGGTAAGAGTGCTGGCTCTTGGTGTCTTCACGCCAGCCAATGGCTGCAAACCTCGCTTGCTGCCAAACATAACAACCGAGCAAAGGCGCTGGAGTGGCCGCTGCCTCAACGAATTGGAATCTACTGCAACTACGACAACG GTGATTTATCGTTTATTGACGTTGACCGACTTCGTCTTCTTCATTCCTTCAAAACAAAGTTCAGTCAGCCTCTCGTCCCTGCCTTCACT GTTTGGTGCGGAGGTATCACCATAGCAACAGGCCTGCAGGTCCCGAGCTTCATGGGAAATTTCCTCTCCACCAATCGGAGCCTGAGTGATCTGTCTCAGTAA